One window from the genome of Thermococcus sp. encodes:
- a CDS encoding dipeptidase, with protein sequence MIFDAHSDLPTFVYDERREGKTRVLEGNFERFFNGIGARVMAIWTRPDRRNNATRYALEVLNEFLKDVEESDSFELVRNTDEMKGVIESGRVALWLGLEGGEPIGESLDLLEVFHRLGLRVLTLTWSLRNAIGDGVFERTNGGLTNFGVEVVGKAEELGIVLDLSHINEAGFWDALDVTSFPVIASHSNARKLCDHPRNLKDEQLKAIAERDGVVGAVAIPGFVDSKRPTLERYVEHISYMVDLMGYRHVGLGFDFVYYLRGWSGKGVEGFEDESKIPDLLGKMKERFSEREVEAITFGNFERVFERVIG encoded by the coding sequence CCGACCTTCGTCTACGACGAGAGAAGGGAGGGTAAAACGAGGGTTCTTGAGGGGAACTTTGAGAGGTTCTTCAACGGGATTGGAGCGAGGGTAATGGCCATATGGACAAGGCCTGACAGGAGGAACAACGCGACCCGCTACGCCCTTGAGGTTCTGAACGAGTTCCTTAAGGATGTTGAAGAGAGCGATAGCTTCGAGCTGGTGAGGAATACTGATGAGATGAAAGGGGTCATAGAAAGCGGAAGGGTCGCCCTTTGGCTGGGCCTTGAGGGTGGTGAGCCAATCGGGGAGAGCCTCGATCTCCTTGAGGTCTTCCACCGTCTCGGCCTCCGCGTCCTGACGCTAACTTGGAGCCTGAGAAACGCTATAGGCGACGGCGTCTTTGAGAGGACAAACGGCGGTCTGACCAACTTCGGCGTCGAGGTAGTTGGCAAGGCCGAGGAACTCGGTATAGTTCTCGACCTGAGCCACATAAATGAAGCCGGCTTCTGGGACGCCCTCGACGTTACCTCCTTCCCGGTGATAGCGTCCCACTCGAACGCAAGGAAGCTCTGCGACCACCCCAGAAACCTGAAGGATGAACAACTAAAGGCCATAGCCGAGCGCGACGGTGTCGTCGGGGCCGTCGCTATACCGGGCTTCGTGGACAGCAAGAGGCCGACGCTGGAGAGATATGTGGAGCACATCTCATATATGGTTGACCTGATGGGCTACAGGCACGTAGGCCTCGGGTTCGACTTCGTCTACTACCTCCGGGGCTGGAGTGGAAAGGGCGTTGAGGGCTTCGAGGACGAGTCCAAGATACCAGACCTGCTGGGAAAAATGAAGGAGCGGTTCAGCGAGAGG